In Tripterygium wilfordii isolate XIE 37 chromosome 23, ASM1340144v1, whole genome shotgun sequence, one genomic interval encodes:
- the LOC119993097 gene encoding uncharacterized protein At4g29660-like isoform X4 → MASYLWRKYAGYKYTKRERTFLWDMVEPYTRPKSFTRLVTLYVSAFYTGVIGAAITKQLYKEKYWEDHPGQEVPLMRPKFYWGPWRVIRGEALSPLLPNM, encoded by the exons ATGGCGAGTTATCTGTGGAGAAAGTACGCGGGTTATAAGTACACAAAGCGGGAGAGGACTTTTCTATGGGACATGGTAGAGCCATACACGCGACCCAAATCCTTTACTCGTCTTGTCACCCTCTATGTTTCAGCCTTCTATACTGGAGTTATTGGTGCTGCCATTACTAAACAACTCTACAAG GAGAAGTACTGGGAAGATCACCCTGGGCAGGAAGTGCCTCTTATGAGGCCAAAATTCTACTGGGGTCCTTGGAGGGTAATTAGGGGGGAGGCCTTGTCCCCCCTGCTACCAAATATGTGA
- the LOC119993097 gene encoding PRA1 family protein F3-like isoform X1 has translation MFQPSILELLVLPLLNNSTRYGTIPTEPVAPSRQQIAKERIQSSIGTPRSWKEMVQLQSLNIPSNLNESVERIRTNGAFFRANYLIIILFLIFFNLLWQPMSLIVFLTMIIAWLFLYFLRDDHIMIFGLVIHDQLVMIALLAATIVMLSVTSVTDKIVMALSTGVVVVLVHGALRTTNDLVVVDPELGGEGTNTPLRDAASASYSLSM, from the exons ATGTTTCAGCCTTCTATACTGGAGTTATTGGTGCTGCCATTACTAAACAACTCTACAAG ATATGGAACAATACCAACAGAACCAGTGGCTCCATCAAGACAACAAATTGCGAAAGAACGAATCCAATCCAGCATCGGCACACCAAGATCATGGAAGGAAATGGTTCAGCTGCAATCTCTCAACATTCCCTCCAATCTTAACGAATCTGTGGAGAGAATCAGAACAAATGGTGCGTTCTTTCGCGCAAACTACCTTATTATCATATTGTTCCTTATCTTCTTCAACTTGCTTTGGCAACCAATGTCATTGATCGTCTTTTTGACAATGATAATTGCCTGGTTGTTCTTATATTTTCTGCGCGACGACCATATTATGATTTTTGGCCTTGTGATTCATGACCAACTTGTCATGATAGCATTGTTGGCGGCCACCATTGTCATGCTCTCTGTAACCAGTGTGACAGACAAGATTGTAATGGCTCTCTCCACTGGGGTGGTGGTGGTTCTGGTTCACGGAGCACTGAGAACCACCAATGATTTAGTGGTTGTAGATCCTGAACTTGGTGGAGAAGGCACAAATACACCTCTAAGAGATGCTGCATCAGCTTCTTATTCTTTATCCATGTGA
- the LOC119993088 gene encoding ectonucleotide pyrophosphatase/phosphodiesterase family member 3-like produces MVSDALISTKPTPIPTQEEDSPNPSSALLPFSTDSSSSPCQTQKRTTTVVFIALLVVTSIALSAASAFAFLFFSHSPYSSSSSQSSKSSASAAHVESIARPLTKLNHPVVLLISSDGFRFGYQFKTSTPNIGRLIANGTEAERGLIPVFPTLTFPNHYSIVTGLYPAYHGIINNHFVDPVTGQTFTMASHEPKWWLGEPLWETVVNHGLKAATYFWPGSEVKKGSWDCPKGLCMYYNGSVPFDERVDTVLSYFDLPIDEIPVFMTLYFEDPDHQGHKVGPDDLEITEAVANIDRLIGRLIQGLEQRGVFEDVSIIMVGDHGMVGTCDKKLIFLDDLAHWIEIPGSWVQSYTPLLAIHPPPGVAPSDVVTKMNEGLGSGKVENGKHLKAYLKEELPSRLHYFASDRIPPVIGLIEEGFKVEQKRTNRRECGGAHGYDNAVFSMRTIFIGHGPQFARGQKVPSFENIHIYNTITSILNIKGAPNNGSSSFPSTILLPNP; encoded by the coding sequence ATGGTTTCTGATGCTTTGATCTCAACAAAGCCCACACCAATCCCCACCCAAGAAGAAGACTCACCTAACCCATCTTCAGCTCTTCTGCCTTTCAGTACTGATTCCTCTTCTTCACCCTGTCAAACCCAGAAACGCACCACCACCGTTGTCTTCATCGCACTCCTCGTTGTTACTAGCATTGCTCTCTCTGCCGCATCTGCTTttgcctttcttttcttctcgcACTCACCCTACTCATCCTCTTCTTCCCAATCGTCAAAATCTTCGGCATCGGCGGCTCATGTGGAATCAATTGCTCGTCCACTCACCAAACTTAACCACCCGGTTGTTCTCTTGATTTCATCAGATGGGTTTCGGTTCGGGTACCAATTCAAGACCTCGACGCCTAATATTGGTCGATTGATCGCCAATGGAACCGAGGCCGAGAGGGGTTTGATTCCGGTTTTTCCTACCTTGACTTTCCCCAATCATTACTCGATTGTGACCGGTCTTTATCCTGCTTATCATGGCATCATCAACAACCATTTTGTGGATCCGGTCACCGGCCAGACCTTCACTATGGCGAGCCATGAACCCAAGTGGTGGCTGGGCGAACCCTTGTGGGAGACTGTGGTCAATCATGGGTTGAAGGCTGCTACCTATTTCTGGCCTGGGTCTGAGGTAAAGAAAGGCTCTTGGGATTGTCCCAAAGGGCTTTGTATGTACTATAATGGTTCTGTTCCTTTTGACGAACGGGTTGATACTGTTTTAAGTTATTTTGATCTGCCTATCGATGAAATTCCTGTGTTTATGACATTGTATTTTGAGGATCCTGATCATCAGGGTCACAAAGTTGGACCTGATGATCTGGAGATAACAGAAGCAGTGGCTAATATTGATAGGTTGATTGGGAGGTTGATTCAAGGACTAGAGCAGAGAGGGGTTTTTGAGGATGTTAGTATTATTATGGTGGGTGATCATGGGATGGTGGGTACATGTGATAAGAAGTTGATTTTCCTTGATGATTTGGcacattggattgaaattccAGGGAGTTGGGTCCAATCATATACTCCATTGCTTGCCATTCATCCGCCTCCGGGTGTTGCACCATCTGATGTCGTCACGAAAATGAATGAAGGTTTGGGGTCTGGGAAAGTTGAGAATGGGAAGCACTTAAAAGCTTATCTTAAGGAGGAGCTGCCAAGTAGACTCCATTATTTCGCTAGTGATAGAATTCCACCAGTCATAGGGTTGATTGAGGAGGGGTTTAAGGTGGAGCAGAAGAGAACAAATCGAAGAGAGTGCGGAGGCGCGCATGGTTATGACAATGCTGTTTTCTCCATGAGGACCATCTTTATTGGCCATGGTCCTCAGTTTGCAAGGGGGCAAAAAGTGCCATCTTTTGAgaacatccatatatataatacaattACCTCGATTCTGAACATAAAGGGCGCTCCAAATAATGGATCCTCATCGTTCCCATCAACTATTCTTTTGCCTAATCCTTGA
- the LOC119993096 gene encoding thioredoxin-like 2, chloroplastic translates to MADVVRLSSHSPRFSSSLLTSFSSTSNSLQLSLPSIPSCNSDKRICTVLPPSTAGFPRRKQLPSFKVRSTLAETEQPKWWERNPGPNMIDIHSTQEFLSALSEAGERLVIVEFYGTWCASCRALFPKLCRTAEEHSEILFLKVNFDENKPMCKSMNVKVLPYFHFYRGADGQLEAFSCSLAKFQKIKDAIAMHNTARCSIGPPRGVGDLDLEALSAPKDKPTQA, encoded by the exons ATGGCTGACGTTGTTCGATTATCGTCTCATTCTCCTCGATTTTCGTCTTCTTTGCTCACATCTTTCTCCTCCACCTCGAATTCACTCCAACTGAGCCTCCCATCGATTCCGAGTTGTAATTCGGATAAGAGGATTTGTACTGTTTTACCCCCCTCGACTGCTGGTTTTCCTCGCCGGAAGCAATTACCATCTTTCAAG GTACGTTCAACTCTTGCTGAAACTGAACAGCCAAAATGGTGGGAAAGGAATCCCGGACCAAACATGATTGACATACATTCTACACAGGAATTTTTGAGTGCCCTAAGTGAAGCTGGAGAGAGATTAGTTATTGTCGAATTTTATGGAACCTGGTGTGCTTCTTGTCGTGCATTATTTCCTAAG TTATGCAGGACGGCGGAAGAACATTCTGAAATTTTATTCCTGAAAgtcaattttgatgaaaacaagcCTATGTGCAAGAGCATGAATGTTAAAGTGCTTCCTTACTTCCACTTCTATCGTGGGGCTGATGGCCAGCTGGAAGCCTTTTCATGTTCGCTGGCCAAG TTTCAAAAGATAAAAGATGCCATTGCAATGCACAACACAGCTCGTTGCAGCATTGGTCCTCCCAGAGGAGTTGGAGATCTTGATCTGGAAGCACTCTCTGCACCAAAGGACAAGCCAACACAAGCATAG
- the LOC119993097 gene encoding uncharacterized protein LOC119993097 isoform X3, with amino-acid sequence MFQPSILELLVLPLLNNSTRYGTIPTEPVAPSRQQIAKERIQSSIGTPRSWKEMVQLQSLNIPSNLNESVERIRTNALLAATIVMLSVTSVTDKIVMALSTGVVVVLVHGALRTTNDLVVVDPELGGEGTNTPLRDAASASYSLSM; translated from the exons ATGTTTCAGCCTTCTATACTGGAGTTATTGGTGCTGCCATTACTAAACAACTCTACAAG ATATGGAACAATACCAACAGAACCAGTGGCTCCATCAAGACAACAAATTGCGAAAGAACGAATCCAATCCAGCATCGGCACACCAAGATCATGGAAGGAAATGGTTCAGCTGCAATCTCTCAACATTCCCTCCAATCTTAACGAATCTGTGGAGAGAATCAGAACAAATG CATTGTTGGCGGCCACCATTGTCATGCTCTCTGTAACCAGTGTGACAGACAAGATTGTAATGGCTCTCTCCACTGGGGTGGTGGTGGTTCTGGTTCACGGAGCACTGAGAACCACCAATGATTTAGTGGTTGTAGATCCTGAACTTGGTGGAGAAGGCACAAATACACCTCTAAGAGATGCTGCATCAGCTTCTTATTCTTTATCCATGTGA
- the LOC119993097 gene encoding PRA1 family protein F3-like isoform X2, whose translation MTRYGTIPTEPVAPSRQQIAKERIQSSIGTPRSWKEMVQLQSLNIPSNLNESVERIRTNGAFFRANYLIIILFLIFFNLLWQPMSLIVFLTMIIAWLFLYFLRDDHIMIFGLVIHDQLVMIALLAATIVMLSVTSVTDKIVMALSTGVVVVLVHGALRTTNDLVVVDPELGGEGTNTPLRDAASASYSLSM comes from the coding sequence ATGACTAGATATGGAACAATACCAACAGAACCAGTGGCTCCATCAAGACAACAAATTGCGAAAGAACGAATCCAATCCAGCATCGGCACACCAAGATCATGGAAGGAAATGGTTCAGCTGCAATCTCTCAACATTCCCTCCAATCTTAACGAATCTGTGGAGAGAATCAGAACAAATGGTGCGTTCTTTCGCGCAAACTACCTTATTATCATATTGTTCCTTATCTTCTTCAACTTGCTTTGGCAACCAATGTCATTGATCGTCTTTTTGACAATGATAATTGCCTGGTTGTTCTTATATTTTCTGCGCGACGACCATATTATGATTTTTGGCCTTGTGATTCATGACCAACTTGTCATGATAGCATTGTTGGCGGCCACCATTGTCATGCTCTCTGTAACCAGTGTGACAGACAAGATTGTAATGGCTCTCTCCACTGGGGTGGTGGTGGTTCTGGTTCACGGAGCACTGAGAACCACCAATGATTTAGTGGTTGTAGATCCTGAACTTGGTGGAGAAGGCACAAATACACCTCTAAGAGATGCTGCATCAGCTTCTTATTCTTTATCCATGTGA
- the LOC119993084 gene encoding beta-galactosidase-like, producing MWSMRDNTLIFLLLFSWVCSVRASVSYDHKAVTINGQRRILISGSIHYPRSTPEMWPDLIQKAKNGGLDVIQTYVFWNGHEPSPGNYYFEDRYDLVKFIKLVQQAGMYAHLRIGPYICAEWNFGGFPVWLKYVPGIAFRTDNGPFKAAMQKFTQKIVSMMKAEKLFETQGGPIILSQIENEFGPVEWEIGAPGKAYTKWAAQMAVDLNIGVPWIMCKQEDAPDPVIDTCNGFYCENFKPNKDYKPKMWTENWTGWYTEFGGAVPYRPAEDIAFSVARFVQNGGSFVNYYMYHGGTNFGRTSGGPFIATSYDYDAPIDEYGLLREPKYGHLRDLHEAIKLCEPALVSVDPQVTSLGGSQEAHVFKSKSSCAAFLANYDTKSSAKVTFGNMQYDLPPWSISILPDCKTAVFNTARLGAQSSQKIMIPAGSAFSWQSFIEETASADDGDVTTLNGLYEQVNITRDATDYLWYMTDVKIDPDEGFLKNGQNPLLTIFSAGHALHIFVNGQLSGTAYGALDSPKVTFNDNVKLNAGINKLSFLSAAVGLPNVGLHFETWNAGVLGPVTLKGLNEGTRDLSRQKWSYKIGLKGESLSLHTVSGSSSVEWVEGSLLAKKQPLTWYKSAFDAPAGNDPLALDMWSMGKGQVWINGQSIGRHWPGYIARGNCDDCTYAGTYNDKKCRSNCGEPSQKWYHVPRSWLKSSGNLLVVFEEWGGDPSGISLLKRTTGSVCADVFEGQPSMKNWHMLASGKDTSPKAHLWCPAGRKISKIMFASYGLPQGRCGNFKEGNCHAHKSYDAFERNCVGKQSCSVTVASEVFGGDPCPASMKKLSVEAVCS from the exons ATGTGGAGTATGAGAGATAAtacattgatttttttgttgttgttttcatgGGTTTGTTCTGTAAGAGCCTCTGTTTCTTATGACCACAAAGCTGTTACCATCAATGGGCAGAGAAGGATTCTTATTTCTGGGTCCATTCACTACCCAAGAAGCACTCCTGAG ATGTGGCCGGATCTTATACAGAAGGCCAAAAATGGAGGCTTGGATGTTATACAGACATATGTCTTTTGGAATGGACATGAACCTTCTCCTGGCAAT TATTATTTCGAGGATAGGTACGATCTGGTAAAGTTCATCAAGCTTGTTCAACAAGCAGGCATGTATGCTCATCTCCGAATAGGCCCTTATATCTGTGCTGAGTGGAACTTTGG GGGATTCCCTGTTTGGCTAAAATACGTCCCTGGCATTGCCTTCAGAACAGACAATGGGCCCTTCAAG GCTGCAATGCAGAAATTTACACAGAAGATTGTGAGCATGATGAAGGCAGAAAAATTGTTTGAAACTCAAGGAGGACCAATTATTCTTTCACAG ATTGAAAATGAATTCGGGCCGGTGGAATGGGAGATTGGTGCACCTGGTAAGGCTTATACTAAATGGGCGGCTCAGATGGCTGTGGATCTTAACATAGGAGTTCCATGGATTATGTGCAAGCAAGAAGATGCTCCTGATCCAGTT ATTGACACTTGTAATGGATTCTACTGTGAAAACTTCAAACCAAACAAGGATTATAAACCCAAAATGTGGACAGAGAATTGGACTGGCTG GTATACAGAGTTTGGTGGTGCAGTGCCTTATAGACCAGCAGAAGACATAGCATTTTCGGTTGCAAGGTTCGTACAAAATGGTGGTTCATTTGTCAATTACTATATG TACCATGGAGGAACTAACTTTGGCCGGACTTCTGGCGGTCCCTTCATTGCAACTAGCTATGATTATGACGCCCCTATTGATGAATATG GACTGTTGAGGGAACCAAAGTATGGACATTTGAGGGATTTGCATGAAGCCATCAAGCTATGTGAACCTGCTTTAGTATCTGTAGATCCCCAGGTGACTTCACTCGGGGGAAGTCAAGAG GCTCATGTCTTCAAGTCAAAGTCGTCTTGTGCTGCATTCCTTGCAAACTATGATACAAAATCGTCAGCAAAAGTGACTTTTGGGAATATGCAGTATGACCTGCCACCATGGTCGATTAGCATTCTTCCCGACTGCAAGACTGCCGTTTTTAACACAGCAAGG CTTGGTGCCCAGAGCTCACAGAAGATTATGATACCTGCGGGAAGTGCCTTCTCATGGCAGTCATTTATTGAAGAAACAGCCTCTGCTGATGATGGCGATGTAACTACGCTGAATGGATTGTATGAGCAAGTAAATATTACCAGGGATGCTACAGACTATTTATGGTACATGACAGA TGTCAAGATTGACCCTGATGAAGGATTTCTGAAGAATGGACAGAATCCTCTTCTCACAATTTTTTCAGCTGGCCATGCTTTGCATATTTTCGTCAATGGCCAATTGTCAG GAACTGCGTATGGGGCATTAGACAGTCCGAAAGTAACATTCAACGACAATGTGAAGTTGAATGCCGGAATAAACAAGCTTTCTTTCTTGAGTGCAGCTGTGGGTCTTCCG AATGTTGGCCTGCATTTTGAGACGTGGAATGCTGGAGTTCTAGGACCAGTGACATTGAAGGGGCTTAATGAGGGGACAAGAGACTTGTCTAGGCAGAAATGGTCTTACAAG ATTGGTTTGAAAGGAGAATCATTGAGCCTTCACACTGTTAGTGGGAGTTCCTCTGTAGAATGGGTGGAAGGATCATTATTGGCTAAGAAACAACCCCTGACATGGTATAAG TCTGCTTTTGATGCACCAGCAGGCAACGACCCATTGGCATTAGATATGTGGAGCATGGGGAAGGGTCAAGTATGGATAAACGGTCAGAGCATTGGACGCCACTGGCCTGGTTATATAGCACGCGGAAATTGTGACGATTGTACCTATGCTGGAACCTACAATGATAAAAAATGTCGCAGCAATTGTGGAGAGCCCTCCCAAAAATG GTACCATGTTCCAAGATCGTGGTTGAAGTCGAGCGGAAACTTGTTGGTTGTGTTTGAAGAATGGGGTGGGGATCCTAGTGGGATATCTTTGCTCAAAAGAACCACAGGAAGTGTCTGTGCTGATGTATTTGAAGGGCAGCCATCAATGAAGAACTGGCATATGCTAGCCTCTGGCAAAGACACTAGTCCTAAAGCACATCTATGGTGTCCTGCAGGGCGGAAAATCTCGAAAATAATGTTTGCAAGCTATGGACTGCCACAGGGGAGATGTGGAAACTTTAAGGAGGGGAACTGTCATGCCCACAAGTCATATGATGCTTTTGAAAGG AATTGCGTTGGAAAACAATCTTGTTCGGTTACTGTGGCTTCTGAAGTTTTTGGTGGAGATCCATGTCCAGCAAGCATGAAGAAGCTTTCAGTGGAGGCTGTATGCAGCTGA